One window from the genome of Crassostrea angulata isolate pt1a10 chromosome 2, ASM2561291v2, whole genome shotgun sequence encodes:
- the LOC128174365 gene encoding uncharacterized protein LOC128174365 yields MTRGKQENVALHKPAYQTNPYRKDNDSFDASNAVDGLKSNLAWSGGQCAVSALEKETATLWVDLGSIYSIHHITLYYRTDNTDWDYRNDATSSFLGFSLYVSNTTNRLQGTLCFKDDHFNKSTIPAVFNTTCPVQGQHVIYYNERLKGVTYPSDYNKNAENDLCEVEVYGKDHSRKPFSYQYNDCT; encoded by the exons ATGACTCGTGGCAAACAAG aaaacGTCGCCCTTCACAAACCTGCTTACCAAACAAACCCATATAGGAAAGATAATGATTCCTTTGACGCTAGCAATGCAGTCGATGGTCTTAAATCAAACCTAGCTTGGAGCGGAGGTCAATGTGCTGTATCAGCCCTTGAAAAAGAAACTGCCACCTTGTGGGTTGACCTTGGCAGTATTTACAGCATCCACCACATCACACTTTATTACAGGACGGATAACACAGATTGGG ATTACAGAAACGACGCAACGTCCAGTTTTCTTGGATTTTCGTTGTATGTGTCCAATACAACAAACAGATTACAAGGGACATTGTGTTTTAAGGATGATCATTTCAATAAAAGCACCATACCTGCAGTATTTAATACTACGTGTCCGGTACAAGGACAACATgtcatctactacaacgagAGACTAAAAGGGGTTACATATCCTAGCGATTATAACAAAAATGCCGAAAATGATTTATGTGAAGTCGAGGTGTATGGTAAGGACCATTCACGTAAACCATTCTCTTATCAATACAATGATTGCACTTAA